The following coding sequences are from one Acidobacteriota bacterium window:
- the nadA gene encoding quinolinate synthase NadA encodes MLNLSISEEKTMTNPARGNAVDVPAPAPGPGVELEALYARLGHVIPRAEWDRHLPVITAIQALKRERRAIILSHNYQVPEIFHTVSDLTGDSLALAREAAAVDADVIVVCGVHFMAETAKLLNPEKTVLIPDPEAGCSLASSITPEDIARLRRQYPGAPVVTYVNTSAAVKAESDICCTSANAVEVVESLDADRVLFLPDEFLGKYVAARTDKELILWKGHCEVHEKFTAADLRRYRRQYPGVYILAHPECPPEVLAESDFTGSTADMIREVARRRPEQVFLATEISMSRNLAAEFPEIRFLHPCHACPHMQRITLPGILGCLRSMRHAVEVDGLVSERARRAVERMLELGPREKR; translated from the coding sequence ATGCTCAATTTGAGCATAAGCGAGGAGAAGACGATGACGAATCCGGCCCGCGGCAACGCCGTCGACGTTCCCGCCCCGGCGCCAGGTCCGGGGGTGGAACTGGAAGCCCTTTACGCGCGCCTCGGCCACGTCATTCCCCGGGCGGAGTGGGATCGCCACCTTCCGGTGATCACGGCCATCCAGGCCCTCAAGCGGGAGCGCCGCGCCATCATCCTTTCGCACAACTACCAGGTCCCCGAAATCTTCCACACGGTGTCGGACCTGACGGGGGATTCGCTGGCGCTCGCGCGGGAGGCGGCCGCGGTCGACGCCGACGTCATCGTGGTCTGCGGCGTGCACTTCATGGCGGAAACGGCCAAGCTGCTCAACCCGGAGAAGACCGTCCTGATTCCGGACCCGGAGGCGGGGTGTTCCCTGGCCTCCTCCATCACCCCGGAGGATATCGCGCGCCTGCGCCGGCAATATCCCGGGGCCCCCGTGGTCACCTACGTCAACACCTCCGCCGCCGTCAAGGCGGAGTCCGACATCTGCTGCACCTCCGCCAACGCCGTCGAGGTCGTGGAGTCGCTCGACGCGGACCGGGTCCTGTTCCTCCCCGACGAGTTCCTCGGAAAGTACGTGGCCGCGCGCACGGACAAGGAGCTGATCCTCTGGAAGGGACACTGCGAGGTCCACGAGAAATTCACCGCCGCGGACCTGCGCCGGTACCGGCGGCAATACCCGGGCGTCTATATCCTCGCCCACCCGGAATGCCCGCCGGAGGTCCTGGCGGAATCCGATTTCACCGGGTCGACCGCCGACATGATCCGCGAAGTGGCCCGCCGCAGGCCGGAACAGGTGTTCCTGGCCACGGAAATCTCCATGAGCCGCAACCTGGCGGCCGAATTCCCCGAAATCCGGTTCCTCCACCCGTGCCACGCCTGCCCGCACATGCAGCGGATCACCCTGCCCGGCATCCTCGGGTGCCTGCGCTCCATGCGCCACGCGGTGGAGGTCGACGGACTCGTCTCGGAGCGCGCGCGCCGGGCCGTCGAACGCATGCTGGAACTCGGGCCCCGGGAGAAACGCTGA
- a CDS encoding nucleoside deaminase, with translation MREALAEARRAGEEGEVPVGALVVSHGKILGRGRNGPIGANDPTAHAEIVALRQAARGASNYRIPGSVVVVTIEPCVMCLGAMIQARVDTLVYGAADPKGGAVHSCFRLAESEFLNHRIHVIPGVLERECGDLLRSFFAARR, from the coding sequence ATGAGAGAAGCGCTGGCGGAGGCGCGGCGGGCGGGGGAGGAAGGGGAGGTCCCCGTCGGGGCGTTGGTGGTGTCCCACGGCAAGATCCTCGGGCGGGGGCGCAACGGCCCCATCGGCGCGAACGACCCCACGGCGCACGCGGAAATCGTGGCCCTGCGCCAGGCCGCGCGCGGCGCCTCCAACTACCGCATTCCCGGTTCGGTGGTGGTGGTGACGATCGAGCCCTGCGTGATGTGCCTCGGCGCCATGATCCAAGCCCGGGTGGACACGCTGGTCTACGGGGCCGCGGACCCCAAGGGGGGGGCGGTGCACTCCTGCTTCCGGCTTGCCGAGTCCGAGTTTCTGAACCATAGGATCCACGTGATTCCCGGGGTGCTCGAGCGGGAGTGCGGCGACCTCCTCAGGTCCTTCTTCGCCGCCCGGCGCTAG
- the nadC gene encoding carboxylating nicotinate-nucleotide diphosphorylase has product MNRTNEGQGGLAPLHPILYQDAVRGALLEDIGRGGDLTTEAIVAADDIASASIVARQPGRIAGIEVAAAAFRCLDPGLEIDIRIADGGDAAAGETVAFVRGAAGPILTAERTALNFLARLSGVATVTRDIVAAIEPHPARVVCTRKTTPGLRVLEKYAVRAGGGANHRFGLDDAVLIKDNHIVVAGGVTEAIRRVRRRAGHMVKVEVEVDTLEQLDAVLGERVDAVLLDNMPVDTLAEAVRRVGRRVLTEASGGVTPATARAIAATGVDLISIGWLTHSAPALNLSLEVALKM; this is encoded by the coding sequence ATGAACCGAACGAACGAAGGGCAGGGCGGCCTTGCGCCCCTCCACCCGATCCTGTACCAGGACGCCGTCCGGGGCGCCCTCCTCGAGGATATCGGGCGCGGGGGCGACCTGACGACCGAGGCGATCGTCGCGGCGGACGACATCGCCTCGGCCTCGATCGTCGCGCGGCAGCCGGGGAGGATCGCGGGAATCGAGGTGGCCGCCGCCGCCTTCCGCTGCCTCGATCCCGGCCTCGAGATCGACATCCGGATCGCCGACGGCGGCGACGCGGCCGCCGGGGAGACCGTGGCCTTCGTCCGCGGGGCGGCCGGGCCCATTCTCACCGCCGAGCGCACCGCCCTCAATTTTCTCGCGCGCCTTTCGGGCGTCGCCACCGTCACCCGCGACATCGTGGCCGCCATCGAGCCCCACCCCGCCCGCGTGGTCTGCACGCGGAAAACGACCCCCGGCCTCCGGGTCCTGGAAAAGTACGCGGTCCGGGCGGGGGGCGGGGCCAATCACCGCTTCGGGCTCGACGACGCGGTGCTGATCAAGGACAACCACATCGTGGTGGCCGGCGGCGTGACGGAGGCGATCCGGAGGGTGCGCCGCCGCGCGGGGCACATGGTCAAGGTAGAGGTGGAGGTCGACACCCTGGAGCAGCTGGATGCGGTGCTCGGGGAGCGGGTGGACGCGGTGCTGCTCGACAACATGCCGGTCGACACGCTGGCCGAAGCCGTCCGCCGGGTCGGCAGGCGCGTCCTCACCGAGGCCAGCGGCGGGGTCACCCCGGCGACCGCCCGCGCCATCGCGGCGACGGGGGTGGACCTGATCTCCATCGGATGGCTGACGCACAGCGCCCCGGCGCTCAATCTCTCGCTCGAGGTCGCCCTCAAAATGTAG